From a region of the Balaenoptera ricei isolate mBalRic1 chromosome 11, mBalRic1.hap2, whole genome shotgun sequence genome:
- the TATDN2 gene encoding putative deoxyribonuclease TATDN2, with product MASERRKVKYHWSSPSEPSSRKRSCLREPSDVAPSSWSAHSSVSRSGGASSPKRMKTQKEHGVSWGSSRRRSSSSSSHSSGPGVGGAASKGGLIQSSGEFLSPGGSPRCPARPSLEEMASLEEEACSLKVDSKDSSRNPTDSEFAAEADVQNDIIEEPNKVQKRQRDRLRDQGSTMIYLKAIQGILGKSMPKRKGEAAMKAKPNTAERASRGEGPARSVTICAPQKEKTSAPEVRAEEEEAVPEKSGFWDRRVVIDPQEKPSEEPLGGRRTVIDKCCPVLEFLDDSDSHVNGQKPKDREVVMERNSSGSDWSDVDEISTVRFSQEEPVSLKPSAVPEPSPFPTDYVMYPAHLYSSPWCDYASYWTSGPKTPGYHSVGSGGSDTVQVERSGRGSSPHSMVSPQHNSRERQAAEEGRSRKSRSSRFSRSLEEEEVKEKRTFQEDVPPRPCGGPASSSLPRSRQEPRLEGFIDTHCHLDMLYSKLSFKGSFTKFRKIYSSSFPKEFQGCISDFCDPRTLTDGLWEDLLKEDLVWGAFGCHPHFARYYNESQERNLLQALRHPKAVAFGEMGLDYSHKCTTPVPEQHKVFERQLQLAVSLRKPLVIHCREADDDLLKIMKKFVPPDYKIHRHCFTGSYPVIEPLLKYFPNMSVGFTAVLTYSSAWEARESLKQIPLERIIVETDAPYFLPRQVPKSLCQYAHPGLALHTVREIARVKDLPLARTLATLRENTCRLYSL from the exons ATGGCGTCGGAGAGGCGCAAGGTCAAGTACCACTGGAGCAGCCCTTCGGAGCCGAGTTCCCGCAAGCGCAGCTGCCTCCGGGAGCCCAGTGATGTGGCCCCCTCCAGCTGGTCAGCTCACAGCTCTGTGTCGCGTTCAGGAGGGGCCAGCAGCCCCAAGCGCATGAAAACCCAGAAGGAGCATGGTGTGTCCTGGGGCTCATCCCGCCGCAGaagttcctcctcctcctcccattccTCTGGCCCAGGTGTGGGTGGGGCCGCCTCCAAAGGAGGCCTGATTCAGAGCTCAGGAGAGTTCCTTTCGCCAGGGGGATCCCCTCGGTGCCCTGCCAGACCTTCTCTAGAAGAAATGGCTTCTCTCGAGGAGGAAGCCTGCAGCCTTAAG GTTGATTCCAAAGATAGTTCTCGTAACCCCACGGATTCTGAATTTGCAGCTGAAGCTGACGTTCAAAATGACATAATTGAGGAACCAAACAAGGTCCAGAAAAGGCAGAGGGATAGACTTCGAGACCAAGGCTCTACCATGATCTACCTAAAGGCCATCCAGGGCATCCTGGGAAAGTCGATGCCAAAAAGGAAGGGAGAGGCTGCCATGAAGGCAAAACCCAACACGGCAGAGCGTGCCAGCCGCGGAGAGGGGCCAGCCCGGAGTGTCACCATATGTGctcctcagaaagagaaaacgtCTGCCCCAGAGGTCagagcggaggaggaggaggctgtgCCGGAGAAGAGCGGCTTCTGGGACAGGAGAGTGGTGATAGACCCTCAGGAGAAACCCAGCGAGGAGCCTCTGGGTGGCCGAAGGACAGTCATTGACAAGTGCTGTCCAGTCCTGGAGTTTTTGGATGACTCTGACTCGCATGTAAACGGCCAGAAA ccTAAAGACCGGGAGGTGGTGATGGAGCGCAACTCTTCAGGAAGTGACTGGTCCGACGTGGACGAGATTTCCACAGTCAGATTCTCTCAGGAGGAGCCCGTATCCCTGAAACCCTCAGCGGTTCCAGagccttctcccttccccacgGATTACGTCATGTACCCGGCTCACTTGTACAGCAGTCCCTGGTGTGACTACGCCAGCTACTGGACCAGCGGTCCCAAGACCCCCGGCTACCACTCCGTGGGCAGTGGCGGCAGCGACACCGTGCAGGTGGAGAGGAGCGGCCGGGGCTCTTCCCCCCACTCAATGGTGAGCCCCCAGCACAACTCCAGAGAGCGCCAGGCTGCTGAGGAAGGCAGATCCCGGAAGTCGCGTTCATCTCGTTTCTCCAGAAGCTTGGAAGAAGAAGAGGTGAAGGAGAAAAGAACATTCCAGGAGGACGTGCCGCCACGTCCGTGTGGAGGACCCGCATCTAGCTCCCTGCCCAGGAGCCGTCAGGAGCCCAGGTTGGAGGGTTTCATCGACACCCATTGTCACTTGGACATGCTCTATTCCAAGCTGTCGTTCAAAGGGAGCTTCACAAAGTTCAGGAAAATTTACAGCAGCTCCTTCCCTAAGGAGTTTCAGGGCTGCATCTCCGACTTCTGCGATCCTCGCACACTGACAGATGGCCTCTGGGAGGACCTGTTGAAAGAGGATCTGGTGTGGGGGGCCTTTGGCTGTCACCCCCATTTTGCACGTTACTACAATGAGAGTCAAGAAAGAAATCTTCTGCAGGCCTTAAGGCACCCCAAGGCCGTGGCATTCGGGGAGATGGGCTTGGATTACTCTCACAAGTGCACCACGCCTGTCCCGGAGCAGCACAAG GTGTTTGAGAGGCAGCTGCAGCTGGCCGTGTCTCTCAGGAAACCCTTGGTGATCCACTGCCGAGAAGCTGATGACGATCTGCTGAAAATCATGAAAAAATTTGTGCCTCCAGACTACAAGATTCACAG GCATTGCTTCACCGGCAGCTACCCGGTCATTGAACCCCTGTTGAAGTACTTTCCCAACATGTCCGTGGGCTTCACGGCGGTCCTGACCTACTCCTCTGCCTGGGAGGCCCGGGAATCTCTGAAACAGATCCCGCTGGAGAGGATCATCGTGGAAACTGATGCTCCCTATTTCCTGCCTCGACAG GTTCCCAAGAGCCTTTGCCAGTACGCCCACCCAGGCCTGGCCTTGCACACGGTTCGAGAGATTGCCAGGGTCAAAGACCTGCCGCTCGCCCGCACCTTGGCCACCCTGCGTGAGAACACCTGCCGCCTCTACAGTCTTTAA